In one Canis lupus dingo isolate Sandy chromosome 16, ASM325472v2, whole genome shotgun sequence genomic region, the following are encoded:
- the GSTK1 gene encoding glutathione S-transferase kappa 1 isoform X2 gives MGPLPRTLELFYDVLSPYSWLGFEVLCRYKNIWNINLQLRPSLIAGIMKDSGNQPPALLPRKAQYLINDIRLLGQHVQVPMQFPKDFFSVILEKGSLSAMRFLTAVNMEHPEMLEKVSRELWMRVWSRDEDITEPQSILAAAEKAGMSTEQAQGLLEKIVTPKVKNKLKENTEAACKYGAFGLPVTVAHLDGQTHMLFGSDRMELLAHLLEKWMGPVPPAINPKL, from the exons ATGGGGCCCCTGCCGCGGACCCTGGAGCTCTTCTACGACGTACTGTCCCCCTACTCCTGGCTGGGCTTCGAG GTCCTGTGCCGGTACAAGAACATCTGGAACATCAACCTGCAGTTGCGCCCCAGCCTCATTGCAGGGATCATGAAAGACAGCG GAAACCAGCCGCCAGCTCTGCTTCCCCGCAAAGCCCAATACCTGATAAATGACATTAGACTCCTAGGACAGCATGTCCAGGTTCCCATGCAGTTCCCCAAGGATTTCTTCTCTGTGATCCTTGAAAAAG GAAGTTTATCAGCCATGAGATTCCTCACTGCTGTGAACATGGAACACCCAGAGATGTTAGAGAAAGTGTCCAGGGAACTATGGATGCGTGTCTGGTCACGG GATGAAGACATCACAGAACCTCAGAGCATCTTAGCT GCTGCAGAGAAGGCTGGCATGTCTACAGAACAAGCCCAGGGACTTCTGGAAAAGATTGTAACACCAAAGGTGAAAAACAAGCTCAAGGAGAACACTGAGGCAGCCTGCAAATATGGG GCCTTTGGGCTGCCAGTCACTGTGGCCCATCTGGATGGCCAAACCCACATGCTATTTGGCTCTGATCGGATGGAGTTGCTGGCACACCTGCTGG AGAAGTGGATGGGCCCGGTGCCTCCAGCTATAAATCCCAAACTTTAA
- the TMEM139 gene encoding transmembrane protein 139, with the protein MVPSQLWGRLEKPLLFLCCASFLLGLALLGIKPDIAPVAYFFLTLGGVFFLVCLLACSLEWGYRSRQTESTGASGNARDNEAFEVPTYEEAVVESQCRPQQSDQPPPYSSVVIPPGLEEGQPSHPEGPDRARLERRVGSEGSMTPQNSGRVPVSLRLRGPRVTSTVPDLQSLGVPPKLEPLTPPPAYDVSFGQPDDNVFFENNWTPP; encoded by the exons aTGGTGCCAAGCCAGTTGTGGGGGAGACTGGAGAAGCCGCTTCTCTTCCTGTGCTGTGCCTCCTTCCTCCTGGGGCTGGCTTTACTGGGCATAAAGCCAGACATCGCCCCTGTTGCTTATTTCTTTCTCACCTTGGGTGGTGTCTTCTTCCTTGTCTGCCTCCTGGCCTGTTCTCTGGAATGGGGGTACCGATCAAGGCAGACGGAGAGCACAGGGGCCTCAGGCAATGCACG TGACAATGAAGCCTTTGAGGTGCCAACCTATGAAGAGGCTGTGGTGGAATCACAATGCCGCCCTCAGCAGTCCGATCAACCACCGCCCTACAGCAGTGTTGTCATCCCCCCAGGACTTGAGGAAGGACAGCCTAGCCACCCAGAGGGGCCCGATAGAGCCAGATTGGAAAGGCGAGTGGGCTCAGAGGGATCTATGACCCCACAAAACTCTGGAAGAGTTCCAGTCAGCCTTCGGCTTCGGGGACCCCGGGTCACGTCCACTGTCCCTGATCTGCAGAGCTTGGGGGTGCCCCCCAAATTGGAGCCCCTGactcctccccctgcctatgaTGTCAGCTTTGGTCAACCTGATGacaatgttttctttgaaaacaactGGACGCCCCCTTAA
- the GSTK1 gene encoding glutathione S-transferase kappa 1 isoform X1, whose protein sequence is MGPLPRTLELFYDVLSPYSWLGFEVLCRYKNIWNINLQLRPSLIAGIMKDSGNQPPALLPRKAQYLINDIRLLGQHVQVPMQFPKDFFSVILEKGSLSAMRFLTAVNMEHPEMLEKVSRELWMRVWSRDEDITEPQSILAAAEKAGMSTEQAQGLLEKIVTPKVKNKLKENTEAACKYGAFGLPVTVAHLDGQTHMLFGSDRMELLAHLLGEKWMGPVPPAINPKL, encoded by the exons ATGGGGCCCCTGCCGCGGACCCTGGAGCTCTTCTACGACGTACTGTCCCCCTACTCCTGGCTGGGCTTCGAG GTCCTGTGCCGGTACAAGAACATCTGGAACATCAACCTGCAGTTGCGCCCCAGCCTCATTGCAGGGATCATGAAAGACAGCG GAAACCAGCCGCCAGCTCTGCTTCCCCGCAAAGCCCAATACCTGATAAATGACATTAGACTCCTAGGACAGCATGTCCAGGTTCCCATGCAGTTCCCCAAGGATTTCTTCTCTGTGATCCTTGAAAAAG GAAGTTTATCAGCCATGAGATTCCTCACTGCTGTGAACATGGAACACCCAGAGATGTTAGAGAAAGTGTCCAGGGAACTATGGATGCGTGTCTGGTCACGG GATGAAGACATCACAGAACCTCAGAGCATCTTAGCT GCTGCAGAGAAGGCTGGCATGTCTACAGAACAAGCCCAGGGACTTCTGGAAAAGATTGTAACACCAAAGGTGAAAAACAAGCTCAAGGAGAACACTGAGGCAGCCTGCAAATATGGG GCCTTTGGGCTGCCAGTCACTGTGGCCCATCTGGATGGCCAAACCCACATGCTATTTGGCTCTGATCGGATGGAGTTGCTGGCACACCTGCTGG GAGAGAAGTGGATGGGCCCGGTGCCTCCAGCTATAAATCCCAAACTTTAA